Proteins encoded within one genomic window of Natrinema amylolyticum:
- a CDS encoding extracellular solute-binding protein — MGRDVTGQRDRARLRRRSFLKAASASTAGAVAVTGCLGRGRSPDTVVMTADSGVAGIIHSDGDEPSVQQALWDAGLDEDIRLEIQTVVSDSASRMQTAQSALEAGRAPPDIHMMDSGWTVPFVLRNQTVNLTEELSDDVLERVNSNYLDAILETARHPQTGDLHALPFFPDLGFTLYREDLIEDAGYDTGNWPSEPPSWEEFSAAVRDARDQAGLDYGFTTQAAAYEGLSCCTFNEVMTSWGGAYFGGVDNLFTAGDRPITVDEERCIDAIRMMRSFIAGEEENTMDGYAQICPSAIVQWTEQQSLNPFAAGNAVSNRNWSYAIAETGGEDAFGENLGVTTRPYAVSQQEAEYDGTGGTVAALGGWNLAVSPFSERQEQALQVLEAFATEEVMLTVFELGGYLPPNLDLVAEASPDEVGPVARYGDVVQQASENAIPRPATDLWPEQSALIYQSVNAAYRGEQSPEVAMNDLAQELEQSEAEVETNGN, encoded by the coding sequence ATGGGACGCGATGTCACCGGCCAGCGCGACCGCGCCCGTCTGAGACGACGGTCGTTCCTGAAGGCTGCATCGGCATCGACGGCGGGGGCGGTCGCCGTTACCGGCTGTCTCGGCCGGGGTCGCAGCCCGGACACCGTGGTGATGACCGCCGACTCGGGTGTCGCAGGGATCATACACAGCGACGGCGACGAACCCTCGGTCCAGCAGGCGCTCTGGGACGCCGGGCTCGACGAGGACATCCGCCTGGAGATCCAGACCGTCGTCAGCGACTCCGCATCGCGGATGCAAACGGCTCAGTCGGCGCTCGAGGCAGGACGCGCTCCGCCCGACATCCACATGATGGACAGCGGCTGGACGGTTCCGTTCGTCCTCCGGAACCAGACGGTCAACCTGACCGAGGAGCTCTCGGACGACGTCCTCGAGCGCGTCAACAGTAACTACCTCGATGCCATCCTCGAAACGGCGCGTCATCCCCAGACCGGGGACCTCCACGCCCTGCCGTTCTTTCCGGACCTGGGGTTCACGCTGTACCGCGAGGACCTGATCGAAGACGCCGGCTACGACACCGGCAACTGGCCGTCGGAGCCGCCGTCCTGGGAGGAGTTCTCGGCGGCGGTCCGCGATGCGCGCGATCAGGCGGGCCTGGACTACGGGTTCACGACGCAGGCGGCCGCCTACGAGGGACTGTCCTGCTGTACGTTCAACGAAGTGATGACGTCCTGGGGCGGGGCCTACTTCGGCGGCGTAGATAACCTCTTCACGGCGGGCGACCGGCCGATCACCGTCGACGAGGAGCGGTGCATCGACGCGATCCGAATGATGCGCTCGTTCATCGCGGGTGAGGAGGAAAACACCATGGACGGCTACGCCCAGATCTGTCCGTCGGCGATCGTCCAGTGGACCGAACAGCAGTCGCTCAACCCCTTTGCGGCCGGCAACGCCGTCTCGAACCGCAACTGGTCGTACGCGATCGCGGAGACGGGTGGCGAAGACGCCTTCGGTGAGAACCTCGGGGTCACGACCCGGCCGTACGCGGTCTCCCAGCAGGAAGCCGAGTACGACGGTACCGGCGGCACCGTCGCAGCGCTTGGCGGCTGGAACCTCGCCGTGAGCCCCTTCTCGGAACGACAGGAGCAAGCGCTGCAGGTCCTCGAGGCGTTCGCCACCGAGGAAGTGATGCTGACGGTCTTCGAACTCGGAGGCTATTTGCCGCCGAACCTCGATCTGGTCGCGGAGGCCAGTCCCGACGAGGTCGGCCCCGTCGCCCGCTACGGCGACGTGGTCCAGCAAGCCAGCGAGAACGCGATCCCGCGGCCGGCGACCGACCTCTGGCCGGAACAGTCCGCGCTGATCTATCAGTCGGTCAACGCCGCGTATCGCGGCGAACAGTCCCCCGAGGTGGCGATGAACGATCTCGCGCAAGAACTCGAGCAGAGCGAAGCGGAGGTGGAAACGAATGGCAACTGA
- a CDS encoding carbohydrate ABC transporter permease, translating into MATDTDTDGLIGGESGREQDRERSGNAVVNWMEGLSEAAYAYLLLLPAFALLTLIAFYPMIRTFVMSLRANQTRGLDPLGGFVGIENYVDILTGNARLARQFLDVGLTSSFPFIELGTPFFQQALFVTLAFAVISVVVETVIGFGQAYVLDQEFTGRRWVRVAIILPWAVPIVIQGMIFFLLFQPTVGFGSDLMQSIGIFSGTPLANSRDAFIIILVADIWKSSAFMALLILAGLQSVDRSLYDVARVAGASPWQRFKLITLPLVMPALLVAMLFRTMDAMRVFGLIESTAGCTTVPSLSCLVVEAMFGGTRIYATAAAVAFATALVIGLIIGGYVLLFRDTEGGMY; encoded by the coding sequence ATGGCAACTGATACCGATACGGACGGGTTGATCGGCGGTGAGTCCGGACGGGAACAAGACCGTGAACGGTCCGGAAACGCCGTCGTCAACTGGATGGAGGGGCTGAGCGAGGCGGCATACGCGTACCTGCTGTTGCTACCGGCGTTCGCGTTGCTGACGCTGATCGCGTTCTATCCGATGATACGGACGTTCGTCATGTCGCTTCGCGCCAATCAGACGCGGGGACTTGACCCCCTGGGCGGCTTCGTCGGCATCGAGAACTACGTCGACATCCTCACCGGGAACGCGCGACTGGCGCGACAGTTCCTCGACGTCGGACTGACGTCGTCGTTCCCCTTTATCGAACTCGGTACCCCGTTCTTCCAGCAGGCGCTGTTCGTCACGCTCGCCTTCGCGGTCATCAGCGTCGTCGTCGAGACGGTGATCGGGTTCGGCCAGGCCTACGTGCTCGACCAGGAGTTCACGGGGCGTCGCTGGGTCCGCGTGGCGATCATCCTCCCGTGGGCGGTGCCGATCGTCATTCAGGGCATGATCTTCTTCCTGCTGTTCCAGCCGACGGTCGGGTTCGGCTCCGACCTCATGCAGAGCATCGGCATCTTCAGCGGGACGCCACTGGCCAACAGCCGGGACGCGTTCATCATCATCCTCGTGGCCGACATCTGGAAGTCGTCCGCGTTCATGGCCCTGCTGATACTCGCGGGGCTCCAGAGCGTCGACCGGAGCCTGTACGACGTCGCGCGCGTGGCCGGGGCCTCGCCGTGGCAGCGGTTCAAACTGATCACGCTCCCGCTCGTGATGCCGGCGCTGCTGGTCGCGATGCTGTTCCGAACCATGGACGCGATGCGGGTCTTCGGGCTCATCGAGTCGACTGCCGGCTGTACGACCGTCCCCTCGCTGAGCTGTCTCGTCGTCGAAGCGATGTTCGGCGGGACCCGCATCTACGCGACGGCCGCCGCCGTGGCCTTCGCCACGGCGCTCGTGATCGGCCTGATCATCGGCGGCTACGTGCTACTCTTCCGTGACACCGAAGGAGGGATGTATTAA
- a CDS encoding carbohydrate ABC transporter permease, with product MSDPRDSTDPNDTGGIDDAGSGPPRDPTLRRPDGGTSVLEDDRDAELDRGPFQRWVANSISHPERVYRAMFYVAAIFFLVTTLFPFYWLLMVALTPEGQLQDIVFTPNGFNPGAFVEVFQVIPFHVYMFNSFVIALASTVVVLVIASLAGYAFGRLEFPGRTPLMLLVLIISFFPPAAFFIPLNDLFNTSFAFLRPITGDGTLYNTPFALVTPLSAIFMPLAIFILTTFYGQIPDGLEDAARVEGTTRLGALFRVIIPLSAPGVATAGVLTFIAVYNEFFFSFLMTDGQPENWAPILDGILAYQGQYEVLYNLMAAASILGVIPVAILVVIAQEKIVSGLTAGALKE from the coding sequence ATGTCCGATCCAAGGGATTCCACCGATCCGAACGACACCGGAGGCATCGACGACGCGGGCAGCGGACCGCCGCGAGACCCGACCCTCCGCCGACCCGACGGCGGCACGTCCGTCCTCGAGGACGACCGCGACGCCGAACTCGACCGCGGCCCGTTCCAGCGGTGGGTGGCGAACTCGATTTCCCACCCAGAGCGGGTATACCGGGCGATGTTCTACGTCGCAGCGATCTTCTTCCTCGTGACGACGCTGTTCCCGTTCTACTGGCTGCTCATGGTCGCGTTGACGCCGGAGGGACAGCTGCAGGATATCGTCTTCACTCCCAACGGGTTCAATCCGGGCGCGTTCGTCGAGGTATTCCAGGTCATCCCATTCCACGTCTACATGTTCAACAGCTTCGTGATCGCGCTGGCCTCGACGGTCGTCGTCCTCGTCATCGCCAGCCTCGCCGGCTACGCCTTCGGCCGCCTCGAGTTCCCCGGTCGAACGCCGCTCATGCTGCTGGTGTTGATCATTTCGTTCTTCCCGCCGGCCGCCTTCTTCATCCCGCTGAACGACCTCTTCAACACTTCCTTCGCGTTCCTCAGACCGATCACCGGCGACGGCACGCTCTACAACACACCGTTCGCCCTCGTGACCCCGCTGTCGGCGATCTTCATGCCGCTCGCGATCTTCATTCTCACGACGTTCTACGGACAGATCCCGGACGGGCTGGAGGACGCGGCCCGCGTCGAGGGAACGACCCGGCTCGGCGCGCTGTTCCGGGTCATCATCCCGCTGTCGGCACCTGGCGTCGCGACGGCCGGCGTGTTGACCTTCATCGCCGTCTACAACGAGTTCTTCTTCTCGTTCCTGATGACGGACGGCCAGCCGGAGAACTGGGCCCCGATCCTCGACGGGATCCTCGCGTATCAGGGACAGTACGAGGTGCTGTACAACCTCATGGCCGCCGCGAGCATCCTCGGGGTGATCCCCGTCGCGATCCTCGTGGTCATCGCACAGGAAAAGATCGTCAGCGGACTCACCGCAGGAGCACTCAAGGAGTAA
- a CDS encoding ABC transporter ATP-binding protein, translating to MARVRLENVTKRYGEETAVDDISLEVEDGEFVTFVGPSGCGKSTTMETVAGLTQPTEGRVYIGDDDVTTLAPKDRGVAMVFQNIALFPHMDVYENISFGLRLRKYDDEEVRRRVEQAADIVQLEGMLDRMPKEMSGGQQQRVGIARAIVRNPDVFLMDEPLANLDAKLRVHMRTELQRLHRELDATVIYVTHDQAEAMTMSNRIAVLNDGKLQQIAPPLVCYNEPTNLFVAGFIGSPSMNFVEGELVEGGLETTNFTVDLDPSRLPGVTVGDDVTLGIRPEDVHLSEYADSLASSTDRIDARTDVLEPMGDEVFVYLLLSEATAGSMEQDPATSPNQLLMSVTPDTDIEAEQDVDVVLDRSKIHLFDTATGDALVHGITDLPEREPGTTPTEADS from the coding sequence ATGGCACGAGTACGACTCGAGAACGTCACGAAACGGTACGGAGAGGAAACGGCGGTCGACGACATCAGCCTCGAGGTCGAGGACGGCGAGTTCGTCACCTTCGTCGGCCCCTCGGGCTGTGGGAAGTCGACCACGATGGAGACGGTCGCGGGACTGACCCAGCCGACCGAGGGCCGCGTCTACATCGGCGATGACGACGTCACTACCCTCGCTCCCAAGGATCGAGGCGTCGCGATGGTCTTCCAGAACATCGCGCTGTTCCCGCACATGGACGTCTACGAGAACATCTCCTTCGGACTGCGGCTCCGCAAGTACGACGACGAGGAGGTCCGGCGCCGCGTCGAGCAGGCCGCCGACATCGTCCAGCTCGAGGGAATGTTAGATCGGATGCCCAAAGAGATGTCCGGCGGCCAGCAACAGCGGGTCGGCATCGCCCGCGCGATCGTTCGCAACCCGGACGTGTTCCTGATGGACGAGCCGCTGGCCAACTTGGACGCGAAGCTGCGGGTCCACATGCGGACGGAACTCCAGCGACTCCACCGGGAACTGGACGCGACGGTCATCTACGTCACTCACGATCAGGCCGAAGCGATGACGATGTCGAACCGGATTGCCGTCCTGAACGACGGCAAACTCCAGCAGATCGCGCCGCCGCTGGTCTGCTACAACGAACCCACGAACCTGTTCGTCGCCGGCTTCATCGGCTCGCCGTCGATGAACTTCGTCGAGGGCGAACTCGTCGAAGGCGGCCTCGAGACCACCAACTTCACCGTCGATCTCGATCCGTCCCGTCTTCCGGGCGTGACCGTCGGCGATGACGTCACGCTCGGTATCAGGCCGGAAGACGTCCACCTGTCGGAGTACGCCGACTCGCTCGCTTCGTCGACCGACAGGATCGACGCCCGAACCGACGTCTTGGAACCGATGGGCGACGAGGTCTTCGTCTATCTCTTGCTCTCCGAGGCGACGGCGGGATCGATGGAGCAGGATCCCGCCACGTCGCCAAACCAGTTACTGATGAGCGTCACGCCCGATACGGATATCGAGGCGGAGCAAGACGTCGACGTCGTGCTGGACCGATCGAAGATCCACCTCTTCGATACCGCGACCGGCGACGCGCTGGTCCACGGTATCACCGACCTCCCGGAGCGAGAGCCCGGAACGACGCCGACGGAAGCGGACAGCTGA
- a CDS encoding Gfo/Idh/MocA family protein: MTRDRSEIETGIVGLGNIGQYHAERLVDLGVSLAGGMDVAAEARTRFARRYDVDVYDDHHELYDAVDAVIITTPNKYHEGYAIDAFERDLHVLLEKPLGHSIESAERIADAAASSDGYAMVGFNNRFANTVQIVKNRIDRGDLGDVSHVEANYVRRRGIPGRGSWFTRQQIAGGGALIDLGVHAIDLALYLLGYPEVEEVSGVARSEFGSREEYAYLDMWADDAGPEGFDVDDSASAFIRCAGNRTISLEVAWATNRPATHEFVARGTESAARFDLLDGDLTIHSASKVGPDHLEDTTIETRQNDTHSDEQREFFDRIANEGDHGNSVEEALAVQRVIHGIYRSSENGRTFTVEE, from the coding sequence ATGACACGAGATCGATCAGAGATAGAAACCGGGATCGTTGGCCTCGGCAACATCGGCCAGTACCACGCCGAACGGCTCGTCGACCTCGGCGTGAGCCTCGCCGGGGGAATGGACGTCGCGGCCGAGGCGCGGACGCGCTTTGCACGACGGTACGACGTGGACGTCTACGACGACCACCACGAACTGTACGACGCCGTCGACGCGGTCATCATCACGACACCGAACAAGTATCACGAGGGGTACGCGATCGACGCGTTCGAGCGGGACCTCCACGTCCTGCTCGAGAAACCGCTCGGCCACTCGATCGAGAGCGCCGAGCGGATCGCCGACGCGGCGGCGTCGTCGGACGGCTACGCCATGGTGGGGTTCAACAACCGATTCGCGAACACGGTCCAGATCGTGAAAAACCGGATCGATCGGGGCGATCTCGGTGACGTGTCCCACGTCGAAGCGAACTACGTGCGGCGGCGCGGCATTCCGGGGCGGGGCTCGTGGTTTACCCGCCAACAGATCGCCGGTGGCGGCGCGCTGATCGACCTCGGCGTCCACGCCATCGATCTCGCCCTCTACCTGCTCGGCTATCCCGAGGTCGAGGAAGTGAGCGGCGTCGCCCGCAGCGAGTTCGGCTCCCGCGAGGAGTACGCCTACCTCGATATGTGGGCCGACGACGCGGGCCCCGAAGGGTTCGACGTCGACGACTCCGCCAGCGCGTTCATTCGCTGTGCGGGAAACCGAACCATTTCGCTCGAGGTTGCGTGGGCGACCAACCGGCCGGCGACCCACGAGTTCGTCGCCCGCGGGACCGAGTCGGCCGCCCGCTTCGATCTCCTCGACGGCGATCTCACGATCCACTCGGCGAGCAAGGTCGGCCCGGACCACCTCGAGGACACGACCATCGAGACGCGCCAGAACGACACCCACTCCGACGAGCAACGGGAGTTCTTCGATCGGATCGCCAACGAGGGAGACCACGGTAACAGCGTCGAGGAGGCCCTCGCGGTGCAGCGGGTCATCCACGGTATCTACCGCTCGAGCGAGAACGGACGGACGTTCACCGTCGAGGAGTAG
- a CDS encoding DUF7127 family protein, translated as METPPELRDAAGGEDEITISNREYEDESVIAVDFGPTGEKPSVDVVGETAIVTVGENQFEFDVPAGASDVTVNDGILTIRG; from the coding sequence ATGGAAACGCCTCCCGAACTGAGAGACGCGGCCGGTGGTGAAGACGAAATCACGATCAGTAACCGCGAATACGAGGACGAGAGCGTCATCGCCGTGGACTTCGGCCCGACCGGGGAGAAGCCGTCGGTCGACGTCGTCGGCGAGACGGCGATCGTCACCGTCGGCGAGAACCAGTTCGAGTTCGACGTTCCGGCCGGCGCGAGCGACGTCACCGTCAACGACGGTATTCTGACGATCAGGGGCTGA
- a CDS encoding sugar phosphate isomerase/epimerase family protein, translating into MDIGVHTPPLADEPLESALPYLDGLGVGAIEPGVGGHPGQDHLTRSEYLDDETEQAELRDLLEEYDMRISALATHNNPLHPDEERAEEADTELREAIRLAAQLEVGTVTCFSGLPAGGPNDEVPNWITAPWPPEHADALEYQWERAVEYWGEIADVAADHGVDIAIEMHPNMLIYEPHGMARLREETGERIGANFDPSHLYWQGITITDAIRYLGEREAIHHVHAKDTKIYDAQAREKGVLDTTAYDDEPNRSWLFRSVGYGHDETHWKDIVSTLRMVDYDGALSIEHEDSLTSSREGLEKAIDLLERAIFETQPGEAYWAE; encoded by the coding sequence ATGGATATCGGTGTACACACGCCACCGTTGGCGGACGAACCGCTCGAGAGCGCGCTTCCCTACCTCGACGGCCTCGGCGTCGGGGCGATCGAGCCGGGCGTCGGTGGCCATCCGGGACAGGACCACCTCACTCGGTCGGAGTACCTCGACGACGAGACCGAACAGGCCGAACTCCGCGACTTGCTCGAGGAGTACGACATGCGGATCAGCGCGCTCGCGACGCACAACAACCCGCTCCATCCCGACGAGGAGCGGGCCGAGGAGGCCGACACCGAACTCCGCGAGGCGATCCGACTGGCCGCCCAACTCGAGGTCGGGACCGTGACCTGTTTCTCCGGGCTCCCGGCCGGCGGACCGAACGACGAGGTTCCCAACTGGATCACCGCGCCGTGGCCGCCGGAACACGCCGACGCGCTCGAGTATCAGTGGGAGCGAGCCGTCGAATACTGGGGCGAGATCGCTGACGTCGCCGCCGATCACGGGGTCGACATCGCGATCGAGATGCACCCCAACATGCTGATCTACGAACCCCACGGAATGGCGCGGCTGCGCGAGGAGACCGGCGAGCGGATCGGCGCGAACTTCGACCCCTCACACCTCTACTGGCAGGGGATCACGATCACCGACGCGATCCGCTATCTGGGCGAGCGCGAGGCGATCCATCACGTCCACGCCAAGGACACCAAGATCTACGACGCACAGGCCCGCGAGAAGGGAGTGCTGGACACGACGGCCTACGACGACGAGCCGAATCGGTCCTGGCTCTTCCGTTCGGTGGGGTACGGCCACGACGAAACCCACTGGAAGGACATCGTCTCGACGCTCCGGATGGTCGACTACGACGGGGCCCTGAGCATCGAACACGAGGACTCCCTGACCAGTTCGCGGGAAGGCCTCGAGAAGGCGATCGATCTCCTCGAGCGAGCGATTTTCGAGACGCAGCCCGGAGAAGCCTACTGGGCGGAATAG
- a CDS encoding HalOD1 output domain-containing protein translates to MSSRDETSTPDGEVPPTQAIIEAIAAHEGVDVTEVEPPAYDPLFTVVNPEALDELFHTTAGTASDVVVRLEYEGYDIVVRPGSDVDIRDSSSRDSVNSPIEE, encoded by the coding sequence ATGTCCTCCCGGGACGAAACGTCGACGCCCGATGGTGAGGTACCGCCAACCCAAGCCATCATCGAGGCGATCGCCGCACACGAGGGCGTCGACGTCACCGAGGTCGAGCCCCCCGCCTACGACCCGCTATTCACGGTCGTCAATCCGGAGGCGCTCGACGAACTGTTCCACACGACCGCCGGCACCGCGAGCGACGTAGTGGTCCGACTCGAGTACGAGGGATACGACATCGTTGTCCGCCCGGGTAGCGACGTCGACATCCGCGACTCCTCGTCTCGCGACTCGGTCAACAGTCCGATCGAGGAGTAG
- a CDS encoding cryptochrome/photolyase family protein, giving the protein MIVHWHRRDLRPADNRGLARAASSDDPVVPLFVLDPTVLAHASPVRVACLLEALDGLRSQYRDHGSDLLVVRGEASAAVPRVAAEYDAATVVWNEDYSGLARERDRAVRAALEDEGVAAESVHDAIHHEPGSITPNQGDHYSVFSYFWKKWRDRDKRAPADEPEASDLADVSGEPIPSLADLGFDEPEATPPTVTTAAARERVADFRAGPIYDYADRRDFPAEHGTSRLSPHLKWGTIGPRELYAATERAADRAESDGDRESVREFQRQLAWREFYAHVLAFNPETVTENFNGYEREIEWRDDPDALEAWKAGETGYPIVDAGMRQLSTEGWMHNRVRMLVASFLTKDLLTDWWAGYDWFREMLADHDTANDVGGWQWAGSTGTDAQPYFRVFNPMKQGREYDPDAEYIREHVPELADSTADEIHGWHDLEPAECERIAPDYPAPIVDHADRRERAIELFERARGEAPE; this is encoded by the coding sequence GTGATCGTTCACTGGCACCGTCGGGATCTCCGTCCCGCCGACAATCGCGGGCTCGCACGCGCCGCGTCGTCCGACGATCCAGTCGTCCCGCTGTTCGTACTCGACCCGACCGTCCTCGCGCACGCCTCACCGGTCCGGGTCGCGTGTCTGCTCGAGGCCCTCGACGGCCTCCGGTCGCAGTACCGCGACCACGGGAGCGACCTGCTCGTGGTCCGTGGCGAGGCGAGCGCGGCCGTGCCGCGGGTCGCGGCCGAGTACGACGCCGCGACGGTCGTCTGGAACGAGGACTACAGCGGACTCGCACGGGAACGCGATCGGGCGGTCCGGGCGGCGCTCGAGGACGAGGGGGTCGCAGCCGAGTCGGTCCACGACGCGATCCACCACGAACCCGGATCGATAACGCCGAATCAGGGCGACCACTACTCGGTCTTTTCCTACTTCTGGAAGAAGTGGCGCGACCGCGACAAGCGAGCGCCGGCCGACGAACCCGAGGCGAGCGACCTCGCGGACGTTTCCGGCGAGCCGATCCCGTCGCTCGCCGATCTCGGATTCGACGAGCCCGAGGCGACGCCGCCGACGGTGACGACGGCGGCGGCCCGAGAACGGGTCGCCGACTTCCGTGCGGGGCCGATCTACGACTACGCCGACCGGCGCGACTTCCCGGCCGAGCACGGGACCTCGCGGCTCTCGCCGCACCTCAAGTGGGGAACGATCGGACCGCGGGAACTGTACGCCGCGACCGAGCGCGCCGCCGACCGGGCCGAGAGCGACGGCGACCGCGAGAGCGTCCGCGAGTTCCAGCGCCAGCTCGCCTGGCGGGAATTCTACGCCCACGTCCTCGCGTTCAACCCGGAGACCGTCACCGAGAACTTCAACGGGTACGAACGCGAGATCGAGTGGCGCGACGATCCCGACGCGCTCGAGGCCTGGAAGGCCGGAGAGACGGGGTATCCGATCGTCGACGCGGGGATGCGACAGCTCAGCACGGAGGGGTGGATGCACAACCGCGTGCGAATGCTCGTCGCCTCCTTCCTGACGAAGGACCTCCTGACCGACTGGTGGGCGGGCTACGACTGGTTCCGGGAGATGCTGGCGGATCACGACACCGCGAACGATGTCGGCGGCTGGCAGTGGGCGGGCTCGACCGGCACCGACGCCCAGCCGTACTTCCGGGTGTTCAACCCGATGAAACAGGGCCGCGAGTACGATCCGGACGCCGAGTATATCCGTGAGCACGTCCCCGAGCTCGCGGACTCGACCGCCGATGAGATCCACGGCTGGCACGACCTCGAGCCGGCCGAGTGCGAGCGGATCGCCCCCGATTATCCGGCACCGATCGTCGACCACGCCGATCGGCGGGAGCGGGCCATCGAACTCTTCGAGCGGGCTCGCGGCGAGGCCCCGGAGTAA
- a CDS encoding tubulin/FtsZ family protein: MKLALIGFGQAGGKVVDEFLAFDDAIDGGFVESAIAVNSATTDLKGLERVSEENRVLIGQARVKGHGVGADNELGAEIAEANIDELQGAIDRIPIHEIDAFLVVAGMGGGTGSGGAPVLAKHLQRIYTQPVYGLGILPGTDEGGIYTLNAARSFRTFVDEVDNLLVFDNDAWRSAGESVEGGYDRINREIVERFGLLFAAGEVREGDHVAESVVDSSEIINTLSSSGVSTIGYASETVETGGGLLSSLTGSDDAFDDGAATNRLTSLVRKATLGRLTLPCDVGSADRGLVVASGPPSYLNRKGVERGRQWLEDETGSMEIRGGDYPITDRDEVGTIVLLSGVTDVPRIDQLQQVAIEAQETTEDVRATAEADFASLMDTGGELDALF; encoded by the coding sequence ATGAAACTCGCACTCATCGGCTTCGGTCAGGCGGGCGGGAAGGTCGTCGACGAGTTCCTCGCCTTCGACGACGCGATCGACGGCGGCTTCGTCGAATCGGCAATCGCGGTCAACTCGGCGACGACGGACCTCAAGGGCCTCGAGCGCGTCTCCGAGGAGAATCGCGTCCTCATCGGGCAGGCGCGCGTGAAGGGCCACGGCGTCGGCGCGGACAACGAACTCGGCGCGGAAATCGCCGAGGCGAACATCGACGAACTCCAAGGCGCGATCGATCGGATCCCGATCCACGAGATCGATGCGTTCCTCGTCGTCGCGGGGATGGGCGGCGGCACGGGAAGCGGCGGCGCGCCCGTCCTCGCGAAACACCTCCAGCGGATCTACACCCAGCCCGTCTACGGGCTGGGTATCCTCCCCGGAACGGACGAAGGCGGCATCTACACGCTCAACGCGGCCCGCTCGTTCCGGACGTTCGTCGACGAGGTCGACAACCTGCTGGTCTTCGACAACGACGCCTGGCGCAGCGCCGGCGAGTCCGTCGAGGGCGGCTACGACCGCATCAACCGCGAGATCGTCGAGCGGTTCGGCCTCCTCTTCGCCGCCGGCGAGGTCCGAGAGGGCGATCACGTCGCCGAGAGCGTCGTCGACTCGAGCGAGATCATCAACACGCTCTCGTCCAGCGGCGTCTCCACGATCGGCTACGCCAGCGAGACGGTCGAAACGGGCGGCGGCCTGCTGTCCTCGCTGACCGGCAGCGACGACGCCTTCGACGACGGAGCGGCGACGAACCGGCTGACCAGCCTCGTTCGCAAGGCCACGCTCGGCCGGCTCACCCTTCCCTGCGACGTCGGCAGCGCCGACCGCGGCCTCGTCGTCGCGAGCGGCCCGCCGAGCTACCTCAATCGCAAGGGCGTCGAACGCGGCCGCCAGTGGCTCGAGGACGAGACCGGGAGCATGGAGATCCGCGGCGGCGATTACCCGATCACGGATCGGGACGAGGTCGGCACCATCGTCCTGCTGTCGGGCGTGACCGACGTGCCCCGGATCGACCAGCTCCAGCAGGTCGCGATCGAGGCCCAGGAGACGACCGAAGACGTCCGAGCGACCGCCGAGGCGGACTTCGCCTCGCTGATGGACACCGGCGGCGAACTCGACGCGCTATTTTAA